From Xenopus tropicalis strain Nigerian chromosome 3, UCB_Xtro_10.0, whole genome shotgun sequence, the proteins below share one genomic window:
- the slco1a2 gene encoding uncharacterized protein LOC100124879 isoform X1, with protein sequence MRCPCVSRPRPGNTPRYKVNPMVTMGQAATNGSDKKPRGISKLKVFIFALSFAYVAKTLALAYSNSVITQIERRFSIPSSTAGFIEGSFDIGNVLLIAFVSYFGAKLHRPKVIALGCLIMSLGSCLEALPHFLMPRYEYGSAVSSPNQTTSGAPLCLANHSLSSSAEPQGECRGGSMSLMWIFVLVGNLLRGIGETPVEPLGLSYIDEFSQTENSPFYIGIIQTLSIAGPLLGYLLAALCTKLYVDIGSINLDEVTVTQRDIRWVGAWWVGFLVSGAACLLAALPFWCLPRSLPKEGAENGSEPSETVALATPEPQGPNTPTKPALGLREFLRMIRGLFRNKIYVLFMIVTVLQFNAFSGYIAFLPKFVEQQYGKSSSEAIFLIGVYNLPIISLGYFLGGYYMKRFKVSTYRAAQIGFYSEILTYLINYSAFFMGCENSLVAGVTVSYGGTGDISYSQNFTSGCNAPCGCPGDVWDPVCGENGLAYISACHAGCATSVGEGQNTLFCMLDSPRSSTTAAVCGPPPSQPMAARRWASAPGRRCVTPCWWPSWSCPSSAASSSPSEPCRPTWSLKPEEKSLGLGLHLLTARILGGIPSVVSFGALADSTCLKWGVLGCGERGACRMYDTDLFRYLFHGIENIIRTSSYIPCVLILLILKREQAPQDSAPPTERVGGTRDDSVTNTEI encoded by the exons ATGAG GTGCCCCTGTGTGTCAAGGCCCCGGCCTGGAAATACCCCGAGGTACAAGGTAAATCCAATGGTAACAATGGGCCAAGCGGCTACCAATGGGTCGGACAAGAAGCCACGTGGCATCTCCAAACTAAAG GTGTTTATCTTCGCCCTGTCGTTCGCCTACGTGGCCAAGACCCTCGCCCTCGCCTACTCCAACAGCGTCATCACCCAGATAGAGCGGCGCTTCAGCATCCCCTCCTCCACCGCCGGCTTCATCGAGGGGAGCTTCGACATTG GGAACGTGCTGCTCATTGCCTTCGTCAGCTACTTCGGCGCCAAACTCCATCGCCCCAAAGTGATCGCCTTGGGGTGTCTGATCATGTCCCTGGGGAGCTGCCTGGAGGCCCTGCCCCATTTCCTCATGCCCAG GTACGAATACGGGAGCGCAGTCTCGTCACCAAACCAGACTACAAGTGGGGCCCCTCTCTGTCTGGCCAATCACAGTCTCTCTAGCAGCGCGGAGCCTCAAGGAG AATGTCGGGGCGGCTCCATGTCCCTCATGTGGATCTTTGTGCTGGTGGGAAACCTCCTGAGGGGAATCGGGGAGACCCCCGTGGAACCACTTGGCCTCTCCTACATCGACGAGTTCTCCCAAACGGAAAACTCCCCCTTCTATATCG GGATAATACAGACGCTCTCTATCGCCGGGCCGCTCCTGGGGTACCTATTGGCCGCTCTCTGTACAAAGCTCTATGTGGATATCGGATCTATAAATCTGG ATGAGGTGACAGTCACACAAAGAGACATCCGATGGGTCGGCGCCTGGTGGGTGGGGTTTCTTGTGAGTGGAGCCGCGTGCCTATTGGCTGCTCTTCCCTTCTGGTGCCTCCCAAGGTCTCTGCCCAAAGAGGGGGCAGAAAATGGGTCAGAACCAAGTGAGACCGTCGCCCTGGCAACTCCGGAACCGCAAGGTCCAAATACCCCAACGAAACCAGCACTCGGCCTGCGGG aattcctgcgGATGATCCGGGGGCTGTTCCGGAATAAGATCTACGTGCTGTTCATGATCGTTACGGTTCTGCAGTTTAACGCCTTCTCCGGGTACATCGCCTTCCTGCCCAAGTTTGTGGAGCAGCAGTACGGGAAGTCCTCCTCCGAAGCCATCTTCCTcatag GTGTGTACAACCTGCCCATAATAAGCCTGGGGTACTTCCTGGGCGGGTACTACATGAAGAGATTTAAAGTTTCCACCTATCGGGCGGCTCAGATCGGCTTCTACTCTGAGATCCTCACGTATCTGATCAATTACTCTGCCTTCTTCATGGGCTGCGAGAATTCCCTGGTGGCGGGTGTGACGGTGTCGTACGGGGG CACTGGGGACATCTCCTACAGCCAAAACTTTACCTCCGGCTGCAATGCCCCCTGTGGGTGCCCCGGGGACGTGTGGGACCCCGTGTGTGGGGAGAATGGTCTGGCCTATATCTCTGCCTGCCACGCCGGCTGTGCCACGTCTGTAGGAGAGGGGCAGAACACA CTGTTCTGTATGTTGGACTCCCCCAGATCTTCCACAACTGCAGCTGTGTGTGGGCCTCCCCCTTCCCAACCAATGGCAGCGCGGCGCTGGGCCAGTGCCCCCGGGAGGAGATGTGTGACACCATGTTGGTGGCCTTCATGGTCATGTCCTTCGTCTGCTGCCTCATCTTCTCCTTCGGAGCCATGCCGGCCTACATG GAGCCTGAAACCTGAAGAAAAGTCACTGGGACTCGGCCTCCATCTACTGACAGCGAGGATTCTGG GTGGGATCCCCTCGGTAGTTTCGTTCGGGGCGCTGGCGGACTCCACGTGCCTGAAGTGGGGGGTTCTGGGGTGCGGGGAGCGCGGCGCTTGCCGTATGTACGACACAGACTTATTCag ATACCTGTTCCATGGGATAGAGAACATCATCCGGACCAGTTCCTACATTCCCTGCGTTCTGATCCTCCTCATCCTGAAACGAGAGCAAGCTCCGCAGGACAGCGCCCCGCCCACAGAGagagtgggagggactagagACGACTCGGTCACAAACACAGAGATTTGA
- the slco1a2 gene encoding uncharacterized protein LOC100124879 isoform X3, which translates to MVTMGQAATNGSDKKPRGISKLKVFIFALSFAYVAKTLALAYSNSVITQIERRFSIPSSTAGFIEGSFDIGNVLLIAFVSYFGAKLHRPKVIALGCLIMSLGSCLEALPHFLMPRYEYGSAVSSPNQTTSGAPLCLANHSLSSSAEPQGECRGGSMSLMWIFVLVGNLLRGIGETPVEPLGLSYIDEFSQTENSPFYIGIIQTLSIAGPLLGYLLAALCTKLYVDIGSINLDEVTVTQRDIRWVGAWWVGFLVSGAACLLAALPFWCLPRSLPKEGAENGSEPSETVALATPEPQGPNTPTKPALGLREFLRMIRGLFRNKIYVLFMIVTVLQFNAFSGYIAFLPKFVEQQYGKSSSEAIFLIGVYNLPIISLGYFLGGYYMKRFKVSTYRAAQIGFYSEILTYLINYSAFFMGCENSLVAGVTVSYGGTGDISYSQNFTSGCNAPCGCPGDVWDPVCGENGLAYISACHAGCATSVGEGQNTLFCMLDSPRSSTTAAVCGPPPSQPMAARRWASAPGRRCVTPCWWPSWSCPSSAASSSPSEPCRPTWSLKPEEKSLGLGLHLLTARILGGIPSVVSFGALADSTCLKWGVLGCGERGACRMYDTDLFRYLFHGIENIIRTSSYIPCVLILLILKREQAPQDSAPPTERVGGTRDDSVTNTEI; encoded by the exons ATGGTAACAATGGGCCAAGCGGCTACCAATGGGTCGGACAAGAAGCCACGTGGCATCTCCAAACTAAAG GTGTTTATCTTCGCCCTGTCGTTCGCCTACGTGGCCAAGACCCTCGCCCTCGCCTACTCCAACAGCGTCATCACCCAGATAGAGCGGCGCTTCAGCATCCCCTCCTCCACCGCCGGCTTCATCGAGGGGAGCTTCGACATTG GGAACGTGCTGCTCATTGCCTTCGTCAGCTACTTCGGCGCCAAACTCCATCGCCCCAAAGTGATCGCCTTGGGGTGTCTGATCATGTCCCTGGGGAGCTGCCTGGAGGCCCTGCCCCATTTCCTCATGCCCAG GTACGAATACGGGAGCGCAGTCTCGTCACCAAACCAGACTACAAGTGGGGCCCCTCTCTGTCTGGCCAATCACAGTCTCTCTAGCAGCGCGGAGCCTCAAGGAG AATGTCGGGGCGGCTCCATGTCCCTCATGTGGATCTTTGTGCTGGTGGGAAACCTCCTGAGGGGAATCGGGGAGACCCCCGTGGAACCACTTGGCCTCTCCTACATCGACGAGTTCTCCCAAACGGAAAACTCCCCCTTCTATATCG GGATAATACAGACGCTCTCTATCGCCGGGCCGCTCCTGGGGTACCTATTGGCCGCTCTCTGTACAAAGCTCTATGTGGATATCGGATCTATAAATCTGG ATGAGGTGACAGTCACACAAAGAGACATCCGATGGGTCGGCGCCTGGTGGGTGGGGTTTCTTGTGAGTGGAGCCGCGTGCCTATTGGCTGCTCTTCCCTTCTGGTGCCTCCCAAGGTCTCTGCCCAAAGAGGGGGCAGAAAATGGGTCAGAACCAAGTGAGACCGTCGCCCTGGCAACTCCGGAACCGCAAGGTCCAAATACCCCAACGAAACCAGCACTCGGCCTGCGGG aattcctgcgGATGATCCGGGGGCTGTTCCGGAATAAGATCTACGTGCTGTTCATGATCGTTACGGTTCTGCAGTTTAACGCCTTCTCCGGGTACATCGCCTTCCTGCCCAAGTTTGTGGAGCAGCAGTACGGGAAGTCCTCCTCCGAAGCCATCTTCCTcatag GTGTGTACAACCTGCCCATAATAAGCCTGGGGTACTTCCTGGGCGGGTACTACATGAAGAGATTTAAAGTTTCCACCTATCGGGCGGCTCAGATCGGCTTCTACTCTGAGATCCTCACGTATCTGATCAATTACTCTGCCTTCTTCATGGGCTGCGAGAATTCCCTGGTGGCGGGTGTGACGGTGTCGTACGGGGG CACTGGGGACATCTCCTACAGCCAAAACTTTACCTCCGGCTGCAATGCCCCCTGTGGGTGCCCCGGGGACGTGTGGGACCCCGTGTGTGGGGAGAATGGTCTGGCCTATATCTCTGCCTGCCACGCCGGCTGTGCCACGTCTGTAGGAGAGGGGCAGAACACA CTGTTCTGTATGTTGGACTCCCCCAGATCTTCCACAACTGCAGCTGTGTGTGGGCCTCCCCCTTCCCAACCAATGGCAGCGCGGCGCTGGGCCAGTGCCCCCGGGAGGAGATGTGTGACACCATGTTGGTGGCCTTCATGGTCATGTCCTTCGTCTGCTGCCTCATCTTCTCCTTCGGAGCCATGCCGGCCTACATG GAGCCTGAAACCTGAAGAAAAGTCACTGGGACTCGGCCTCCATCTACTGACAGCGAGGATTCTGG GTGGGATCCCCTCGGTAGTTTCGTTCGGGGCGCTGGCGGACTCCACGTGCCTGAAGTGGGGGGTTCTGGGGTGCGGGGAGCGCGGCGCTTGCCGTATGTACGACACAGACTTATTCag ATACCTGTTCCATGGGATAGAGAACATCATCCGGACCAGTTCCTACATTCCCTGCGTTCTGATCCTCCTCATCCTGAAACGAGAGCAAGCTCCGCAGGACAGCGCCCCGCCCACAGAGagagtgggagggactagagACGACTCGGTCACAAACACAGAGATTTGA
- the slco1a2 gene encoding uncharacterized protein LOC100124879 (The RefSeq protein has 2 substitutions compared to this genomic sequence): MGQAATNGSDKKPRGISKLKVFIFALSFAYVAKTLALAYSNSVITQIERRFSIPSSTAGFIEGSFDIGNVLLIAFVSYFGAKLHRPKVIALGCLIMSLGSCLEALPHFLMPRYEYGSAVSSPNQTASGAPLCLANQSLSSSAEPQGECRGGSMSLMWIFVLVGNLLRGIGETPVEPLGLSYIDEFSQTENSPFYIGIIQTLSIAGPLLGYLLAALCTKLYVDIGSINLDEVTVTQRDIRWVGAWWVGFLVSGAACLLAALPFWCLPRSLPKEGAENGSEPSETVALATPEPQGPNTPTKPALGLREFLRMIRGLFRNKIYVLFMIVTVLQFNAFSGYIAFLPKFVEQQYGKSSSEAIFLIGVYNLPIISLGYFLGGYYMKRFKVSTYRAAQIGFYSEILTYLINYSAFFMGCENSLVAGVTVSYGGTGDISYSQNFTSGCNAPCGCPGDVWDPVCGENGLAYISACHAGCATSVGEGQNTIFHNCSCVWASPFPTNGSAALGQCPREEMCDTMLVAFMVMSFVCCLIFSFGAMPAYMVLIRSLKPEEKSLGLGLHLLTARILGGIPSVVSFGALADSTCLKWGVLGCGERGACRMYDTDLFRYLFHGIENIIRTSSYIPCVLILLILKREQAPQDSAPPTERVGGTRDDSVTNTEI; the protein is encoded by the exons ATGGGCCAAGCGGCTACCAATGGGTCGGACAAGAAGCCACGTGGCATCTCCAAACTAAAG GTGTTTATCTTCGCCCTGTCGTTCGCCTACGTGGCCAAGACCCTCGCCCTCGCCTACTCCAACAGCGTCATCACCCAGATAGAGCGGCGCTTCAGCATCCCCTCCTCCACCGCCGGCTTCATCGAGGGGAGCTTCGACATTG GGAACGTGCTGCTCATTGCCTTCGTCAGCTACTTCGGCGCCAAACTCCATCGCCCCAAAGTGATCGCCTTGGGGTGTCTGATCATGTCCCTGGGGAGCTGCCTGGAGGCCCTGCCCCATTTCCTCATGCCCAG GTACGAATACGGGAGCGCAGTCTCGTCACCAAACCAGACTACAAGTGGGGCCCCTCTCTGTCTGGCCAATCACAGTCTCTCTAGCAGCGCGGAGCCTCAAGGAG AATGTCGGGGCGGCTCCATGTCCCTCATGTGGATCTTTGTGCTGGTGGGAAACCTCCTGAGGGGAATCGGGGAGACCCCCGTGGAACCACTTGGCCTCTCCTACATCGACGAGTTCTCCCAAACGGAAAACTCCCCCTTCTATATCG GGATAATACAGACGCTCTCTATCGCCGGGCCGCTCCTGGGGTACCTATTGGCCGCTCTCTGTACAAAGCTCTATGTGGATATCGGATCTATAAATCTGG ATGAGGTGACAGTCACACAAAGAGACATCCGATGGGTCGGCGCCTGGTGGGTGGGGTTTCTTGTGAGTGGAGCCGCGTGCCTATTGGCTGCTCTTCCCTTCTGGTGCCTCCCAAGGTCTCTGCCCAAAGAGGGGGCAGAAAATGGGTCAGAACCAAGTGAGACCGTCGCCCTGGCAACTCCGGAACCGCAAGGTCCAAATACCCCAACGAAACCAGCACTCGGCCTGCGGG aattcctgcgGATGATCCGGGGGCTGTTCCGGAATAAGATCTACGTGCTGTTCATGATCGTTACGGTTCTGCAGTTTAACGCCTTCTCCGGGTACATCGCCTTCCTGCCCAAGTTTGTGGAGCAGCAGTACGGGAAGTCCTCCTCCGAAGCCATCTTCCTcatag GTGTGTACAACCTGCCCATAATAAGCCTGGGGTACTTCCTGGGCGGGTACTACATGAAGAGATTTAAAGTTTCCACCTATCGGGCGGCTCAGATCGGCTTCTACTCTGAGATCCTCACGTATCTGATCAATTACTCTGCCTTCTTCATGGGCTGCGAGAATTCCCTGGTGGCGGGTGTGACGGTGTCGTACGGGGG CACTGGGGACATCTCCTACAGCCAAAACTTTACCTCCGGCTGCAATGCCCCCTGTGGGTGCCCCGGGGACGTGTGGGACCCCGTGTGTGGGGAGAATGGTCTGGCCTATATCTCTGCCTGCCACGCCGGCTGTGCCACGTCTGTAGGAGAGGGGCAGAACACA ATCTTCCACAACTGCAGCTGTGTGTGGGCCTCCCCCTTCCCAACCAATGGCAGCGCGGCGCTGGGCCAGTGCCCCCGGGAGGAGATGTGTGACACCATGTTGGTGGCCTTCATGGTCATGTCCTTCGTCTGCTGCCTCATCTTCTCCTTCGGAGCCATGCCGGCCTACATGGTGCTGATCCG GAGCCTGAAACCTGAAGAAAAGTCACTGGGACTCGGCCTCCATCTACTGACAGCGAGGATTCTGG GTGGGATCCCCTCGGTAGTTTCGTTCGGGGCGCTGGCGGACTCCACGTGCCTGAAGTGGGGGGTTCTGGGGTGCGGGGAGCGCGGCGCTTGCCGTATGTACGACACAGACTTATTCag ATACCTGTTCCATGGGATAGAGAACATCATCCGGACCAGTTCCTACATTCCCTGCGTTCTGATCCTCCTCATCCTGAAACGAGAGCAAGCTCCGCAGGACAGCGCCCCGCCCACAGAGagagtgggagggactagagACGACTCGGTCACAAACACAGAGATTTGA
- the slco1a2 gene encoding uncharacterized protein LOC100124879 isoform X2 encodes MRCPCVSRPRPGNTPRYKVNPMVTMGQAATNGSDKKPRGISKLKVFIFALSFAYVAKTLALAYSNSVITQIERRFSIPSSTAGFIEGSFDIGNVLLIAFVSYFGAKLHRPKVIALGCLIMSLGSCLEALPHFLMPRYEYGSAVSSPNQTTSGAPLCLANHSLSSSAEPQGECRGGSMSLMWIFVLVGNLLRGIGETPVEPLGLSYIDEFSQTENSPFYIGIIQTLSIAGPLLGYLLAALCTKLYVDIGSINLDEVTVTQRDIRWVGAWWVGFLVSGAACLLAALPFWCLPRSLPKEGAENGSEPSETVALATPEPQGPNTPTKPALGLREFLRMIRGLFRNKIYVLFMIVTVLQFNAFSGYIAFLPKFVEQQYGKSSSEAIFLIGVYNLPIISLGYFLGGYYMKRFKVSTYRAAQIGFYSEILTYLINYSAFFMGCENSLVAGVTVSYGGTGDISYSQNFTSGCNAPCGCPGDVWDPVCGENGLAYISACHAGCATSVGEGQNTIFHNCSCVWASPFPTNGSAALGQCPREEMCDTMLVAFMVMSFVCCLIFSFGAMPAYMVLIRSLKPEEKSLGLGLHLLTARILGGIPSVVSFGALADSTCLKWGVLGCGERGACRMYDTDLFRYLFHGIENIIRTSSYIPCVLILLILKREQAPQDSAPPTERVGGTRDDSVTNTEI; translated from the exons ATGAG GTGCCCCTGTGTGTCAAGGCCCCGGCCTGGAAATACCCCGAGGTACAAGGTAAATCCAATGGTAACAATGGGCCAAGCGGCTACCAATGGGTCGGACAAGAAGCCACGTGGCATCTCCAAACTAAAG GTGTTTATCTTCGCCCTGTCGTTCGCCTACGTGGCCAAGACCCTCGCCCTCGCCTACTCCAACAGCGTCATCACCCAGATAGAGCGGCGCTTCAGCATCCCCTCCTCCACCGCCGGCTTCATCGAGGGGAGCTTCGACATTG GGAACGTGCTGCTCATTGCCTTCGTCAGCTACTTCGGCGCCAAACTCCATCGCCCCAAAGTGATCGCCTTGGGGTGTCTGATCATGTCCCTGGGGAGCTGCCTGGAGGCCCTGCCCCATTTCCTCATGCCCAG GTACGAATACGGGAGCGCAGTCTCGTCACCAAACCAGACTACAAGTGGGGCCCCTCTCTGTCTGGCCAATCACAGTCTCTCTAGCAGCGCGGAGCCTCAAGGAG AATGTCGGGGCGGCTCCATGTCCCTCATGTGGATCTTTGTGCTGGTGGGAAACCTCCTGAGGGGAATCGGGGAGACCCCCGTGGAACCACTTGGCCTCTCCTACATCGACGAGTTCTCCCAAACGGAAAACTCCCCCTTCTATATCG GGATAATACAGACGCTCTCTATCGCCGGGCCGCTCCTGGGGTACCTATTGGCCGCTCTCTGTACAAAGCTCTATGTGGATATCGGATCTATAAATCTGG ATGAGGTGACAGTCACACAAAGAGACATCCGATGGGTCGGCGCCTGGTGGGTGGGGTTTCTTGTGAGTGGAGCCGCGTGCCTATTGGCTGCTCTTCCCTTCTGGTGCCTCCCAAGGTCTCTGCCCAAAGAGGGGGCAGAAAATGGGTCAGAACCAAGTGAGACCGTCGCCCTGGCAACTCCGGAACCGCAAGGTCCAAATACCCCAACGAAACCAGCACTCGGCCTGCGGG aattcctgcgGATGATCCGGGGGCTGTTCCGGAATAAGATCTACGTGCTGTTCATGATCGTTACGGTTCTGCAGTTTAACGCCTTCTCCGGGTACATCGCCTTCCTGCCCAAGTTTGTGGAGCAGCAGTACGGGAAGTCCTCCTCCGAAGCCATCTTCCTcatag GTGTGTACAACCTGCCCATAATAAGCCTGGGGTACTTCCTGGGCGGGTACTACATGAAGAGATTTAAAGTTTCCACCTATCGGGCGGCTCAGATCGGCTTCTACTCTGAGATCCTCACGTATCTGATCAATTACTCTGCCTTCTTCATGGGCTGCGAGAATTCCCTGGTGGCGGGTGTGACGGTGTCGTACGGGGG CACTGGGGACATCTCCTACAGCCAAAACTTTACCTCCGGCTGCAATGCCCCCTGTGGGTGCCCCGGGGACGTGTGGGACCCCGTGTGTGGGGAGAATGGTCTGGCCTATATCTCTGCCTGCCACGCCGGCTGTGCCACGTCTGTAGGAGAGGGGCAGAACACA ATCTTCCACAACTGCAGCTGTGTGTGGGCCTCCCCCTTCCCAACCAATGGCAGCGCGGCGCTGGGCCAGTGCCCCCGGGAGGAGATGTGTGACACCATGTTGGTGGCCTTCATGGTCATGTCCTTCGTCTGCTGCCTCATCTTCTCCTTCGGAGCCATGCCGGCCTACATGGTGCTGATCCG GAGCCTGAAACCTGAAGAAAAGTCACTGGGACTCGGCCTCCATCTACTGACAGCGAGGATTCTGG GTGGGATCCCCTCGGTAGTTTCGTTCGGGGCGCTGGCGGACTCCACGTGCCTGAAGTGGGGGGTTCTGGGGTGCGGGGAGCGCGGCGCTTGCCGTATGTACGACACAGACTTATTCag ATACCTGTTCCATGGGATAGAGAACATCATCCGGACCAGTTCCTACATTCCCTGCGTTCTGATCCTCCTCATCCTGAAACGAGAGCAAGCTCCGCAGGACAGCGCCCCGCCCACAGAGagagtgggagggactagagACGACTCGGTCACAAACACAGAGATTTGA